In the Ricinus communis isolate WT05 ecotype wild-type chromosome 3, ASM1957865v1, whole genome shotgun sequence genome, GAGAGGTCCTTGTTTTATTTGAGTATTTTGACATGCTGATTTTGTCCTGTAGAAGATATTCTAGATCAGCAGTTTTtccataaaaattttagaaaaagatcTATTGCAATAGCTTCTTTAGGCAACTAGACTTTGCTCAAATATCGATCATGGCCTTTATAATTCTTCTCAACagcttttttatatatctGATATTGCAGGAAGATGTTCTTTATGCAAGAGTTCGTACAACTGGTGTTGTCGAGATCCAGTTCAGGTGAACAGTTTCTTTCAGGGGTGTCCTTATAATGTGTCTCGGTTTGTCCTGGTTTGGAATTATGACTCCTATTCCCAAAGCCCATGATATAATTATAAGGTCGGCAATTTTATGGCCGTCCTTATGTTGAGCTTGCTAGAATATACTTGTTTGTACTTTTGTTTGCGTATTTCTTGCTAGAACATACTTGTTTGTACTTTTGTTTGTATATTACTTGTTTCTCTGGCATTGCTATGTTGGGAGAGATGCCTTGTCGTTCTTCTTACCCACAAGACTCATGTTTATTcaactttataaataaatatctttccACTTATTTAAATTCACTTGATTCTTTATATGTGGATGATGAATTTGTTCAATCAACAACTCATGTTGGCTCTAACTTTGACAGTCCTGTGGGAGAGAACAAGAAAAGTGGTGAGGTTTATAGATTGTTCGATGTTGGTGGCCAGAGAAATGAGAGACGGAAATGGATCCATCTATTTGAAGGTGTTACAGCTGTAATTTTTTGTGCAGCAATTAGCGAGTAAGATCACCTATTCATCCATGGGATATCAAAGCTTGTTTTTGAGCAATCAGAGTGTTCCCTCTCCTTGGGAGAtatttgattatcaatgcttatGGATATAGCAGTATGTTCCCCCCAAGTACCGCTTAGGTTTAATTCATGCTCTTTTCAGTGTCAAAGTTTTACACTGAAAATACAGTGGAAGCATCTGATTAGGTTTTGCTATCTTTAAGGACTTACTGAAGCATTTTTAACTTCTGTTGCAATGGACTACTTGATAAATGCAAAAAAGCACCGCTAAATGTAAAATACTTTGCGTAATAGTTGTCATGTATATGCCATTAAAGATTATTCCATTGGTCGAGTGGGCAACACCTCTGTCTTAGGGCAGTAGCACTGTTAAAGTTTGTGCGACTTTCAGTGGAGTGGCACAACTCATCTGCTATTATTTGTTACCATGTGACTTGATAATTATAACATCAGAGCATATATAAAACGAGAGAAGGCTTTACACTGGTAAATTGTGTTTTAGGTATGACCAGACGCTTTTTGAGGATGAAAACAAGAACCGCATGATGGAGACAAAGGAACTTTTTGAGTGGGTCCTGAAGCAGCCATGTTTTGAGGTTTCTTTCATGCCACTTTTTGATTTGaacttcttttatataatatttattctgaTAAGCTTCTGAATTTAGTTGCCATTATTCTCCTATTTAATTTTGGATTCTTGTGCGCAGAAAACATCCTTTATGCTGTTTCTGAACAAGTTTgatatatttgaaaagaagATTCTAAAAGTAAGAGCTACTATGCAGTACATTTGCAttcattaactaaaaattatcattaatttgGAGCTCTGATGTTTTCACATCGTGTAGGTGCCACTGAATGTATGCGAGTGGTTCAAGGATTACCAGCCAGTTTCAACTGGAAAACAAGAGATTGAGCATGCCTATGAGtaagtgtgtgtgtgtatcATATATATTGTTTGCTCGATTTGAGGGTCATATTGTGAGGACGGTTTGCTAACACATTGAACAGCCTGTAGAAGAAGCCTGTCAACATACATATACTTTTTGGCAAACTGTTCTGTGGCTAGTTCTAAATAGTCGGGACTATGGCACTCTTCATCCTGTCATGCATTTTGTATTGTTTTGAGTGGGGAAATGCATCAGTAACAGTTAATAGTCATCAATAGTTAGAGTGTAGAGGAATAGTACTGCTCCAGCAGCCCGAGACCTGTCAGATGGGGAAATGTTCCTCATTTTGGGTTCAGGGGCTCAAAATGGAAGCCCTTCCAAAGTTGTACCATTAGATGAACTACCTAATCGGTGCTTGTTGAACCTTCTGAAATTGTTGTTCTTGACCATCATCATTAATCTCATTCTTCAGATTTGTCAAGAAGAAATTTGAAGAGTTGTATTTCCAAAGCACGAGCCCAGATCGCGTGGATCGTgtgtttaaaatatatagaacCACCGCCCTGGATCAGAAACTTGTGAAGAAAACTTTCAAGCTTGTAGATGAGACATTAAGACGCAGAAATCTCTTCGAAGCTGGCTTATTGTGAGGGAGAAGGTATACTTCGGAAAACAATGTTCATAGTTTGAAGAACTGgataatttgaaaatcaaGAGTTAttgtaagaaagaaagaccTTCATCTGATGGCAAGCTGGCATCATATTTTGGCAGGctgaaaaattttgaatttgttttGGTTTGAAGCACATCAGAAAGAAGAATTAGTATTTTTCTCCCATGATTTTCTTTGACTGGTGATTTGTCTCGAGGGAAAAAGAGAAGCCTTACTAGAGGATCTATTTTCTTGCCTATTCTGTCTTGTTCATCGATTGGCATTTGTATTGAACATATGAAAGTAACTTACGTATTCTTTCTATCATGACACAAAAGTAGTCGTCATCATCTTAAATTCAACTTTTTGACTTGTCACTTCAATGTTAGCTTCTGCAGTCATAACATGAATATTCGTAGCTTATGCTTTCTTTGTTgttctaatttaaaattaccacaaaagaaaaatccttAGTGGGATTAAAgaaacatttttttctttaaaagaaagaaaaaaagaaaaatttcttgaCCGTTGTCCACTTCAACTTGTCCGATATTTGGCGTCAATTCTTGCAGCGTCAGTACGATGGAACCAAATGCCACCCTTGATCCTTTTTCAGTTTAATAGTCCCTGTCCTCTTGTCACCCCtgattaaattctaaactCGAAAATCTTTTCATTCTCTCTCTGCTCTTACCAAGTACTAGAAAATCGGATTAAGCCTGATTGGTTTTACTCGTAGCCGGACAATTATATTTCCTTCCCTCGATGCATACAGCAGATATATTGTCTGGATACATTATCTTGTGTTAATATTGTTCTTCTACACGTCCAGGTACATATATTTgtgttcatatttttcttccACAGACACAGGAAACATCGAACAGATGTGGAGAACTTTTAAGGAAATATCAGAATGTGGTTTTGCAGCTGTGGAAGGAGATAGTGCACGTGTGTGTAAGGGCCATTTTGGATGGGCACAGGCTGAGGCTACACATAATTCCAATAGTGTTAGTTGAATTATGTGGGAAACCCATGTTCTCTGATATCTTTGAGGGTGCCTGCTGCGTGCAAGGTGGAGTGGCAACCGGCAACACTACAATGGTCCTCTCGTGCTGAGCTGTTATTGTcctccttttttttctaaaaataaaaataaaaatttatggaaCAATCTTAATCTTTTGCCGTTAGATCTTGATCTAACCCGGATTTGTTTGCTTTCAACTGTTGAAGCtcatttaagataatttaaattcgaacccatttttaattgataatataattttatcaaaactAGTTTAAACTGTGATATATTCTGATCCATTCCGTTTGTTTCTTCTAATTACACGaatgattttaaataataaaaataattttttaatagttttaggctaattattaaaattaataaaattattgtaagAGAACCTTCTTCAAAGAAACCAACATGTCTACGACATCAAACACAAACGTGAAACGCCAAGTCGTTGAAGTAATACATCCTTGTGGGAAAGATCAACCGAAAGCAACTCTCACGTGGAAAAAACACGGCAGAATCTCAGTAACCTGGATACTAATTCAAGGACAATTTTGTCATTCGCAGAAATTACATCTGTTTGTAGTAGTGTTTGGCAGCTTGCCAAGTGCCAGAATCAGAAAATTCCCAACAACTGGAGAAAAGgaattctcttttctcttccttCCATCCCAAATAAATTAGCGGAAAAAGCGCGACGAAAAGAAATGATCTTCACCAAGAACCCCACATACAGCAACGATTGCATTCcgactttcttttttgttctccTCCTTTCAGAAACCGAAgaatattcttttttcaagTTCGCAATCTAAAAGACTCAACAGAAAGCCTCAAACCTTAACcttttggtttctctctctctctccattGATTTTGTAATATCCCGTAAGCTTTTTTATTGCTTTCCTTTGATTCTTTTCGAAACTTTTGCTTTTATAAGACCCTTTCTTTtagcatttatatatatataagagcGAAGCTTTTTGATTTGCAATGTGAAATTAAGCTTTTGTTTGGTGAATTGCATAACCTTGATTGTGGTCTAAAGTTAGATTGCTGCTTGCTTCttctttatgaaattttagGTTAGAATTAAAtgtgctttcttttttcttagaattatATGAATTGTGTTTAAAAAATTCTCCTGGCATCCGATTTCTTAAAACTgattaaatgttaaaaatgTTGAATATAACTTCTCCAgttaatttaagttttttgAAAAACGCCACATTGTTGTTGATGATTCTTATTTCCATGCAGGGATATTGTATTTTGTATTCATGTTGGTGCTTGTAAAAGTTTGCGAGCTCCTGAATTAGGATACGCAGTAAAATGCGAAACAATTGGCTGTTTTTCATGAATCCAGATGATGGGTCTCCGAATATTTTACCTATAGAGCCCCTATTATCACAAAGTCTTAGGGGTCCTTTATTTTCCCCGTTAGATAATTCACTGCATCAATCTAGGTTCCTATACATCCCTGGAAGCTTGgcttttcaagaagttctTAACTGCATGTCAAAACTTGCTGGTGCTTTACTTTTTTGGTTCACTAGTACATCGAGTTCGAGTTTGAGCCAGCAGATTTCGGGCAGTCAACAAGGACCAGGAGCTGGAAGCAGTAGTCAGTTTACACAAGTTAAGAACATTACTTTGATTAggcataataatcttattggTTTTCCGATTGGCTCTAGTTCGCAAAGTGAATCTTCCTCTCATGTAGTGTTCGGTAAAATCTCAAGTTTCATGATGAGGATTCTATCTAGAGAAGCTGAAAGACTTCAATCATTCCCTTTCCTCTCTTTAGCTACTGCTCTGGTACCGCCATTTGACAGGTTGTAAGTCATTTGTAGTTTGATGATCTAATCTGTTGATATTCACTTAAGCATGTGTAGCTCTCAACTCCTCGTACTTTATGCAATATTCTTACTGAACGAAATTCGCTCTTTGTTTGTGGTTATTAGATCTTCAAAGGTATTAGCTGTTCCTTTGGAGAATGGTGAAGTACAAGTACACAGATCCGTAGATCAAATGCCTTGTGAAGTTGACCACCATGGATGCTCAAGCCTTTCATTTCCTGACTTGAACTGGAGAAGACAGGCAGTTGAACCTAGAACCGGTATTGAGTTTCCAATGATTTTGGACAGCATCTTAGCCGCAGAGAATAAATCTAGTCTATCTTCGGAGGTAAGCATCAAGACTTTTTCTTGATCCTTGTCAGTGCCTGGTaatctcatattttatttacattatCCATCTCTACTAGTCATAATGTACCATGATCTGTCTGCTTCTATAAGCTTCTGGACTTCTCAATTTATGCTCTGTGTTGAGATGGGAGGCAATGTTATGGTTTTGGTAAGCCATTAACCTTCTGAAAGTTACTGGAAATTGTTTCAATGGACCCATTCTTGAATTATAGTCTAGGTATGCAAATTATCTATATGTATTAGCTGAGCTGTATGTGTATCTGTTATCAGCTAGATATTAGGGGCTGATCAGTGTcaactatatttaataaaaaaagtcttTATTTGCTGGTTGATCAGGATCCTCCCTTGTTAAAAGTGGCTAGACATAAGGTGTTAAATTTCGTAGATATTGTCATCTTGGAATTTTGTGACATAGTGAGTTGTTAAGCTTGAAATAGAAGTTTGATACATAAGTTTATGTTTTACATTTCTACCTTCGGTCATTTTCCAGAAGGAAATTTCACATTTTTTTCCTCCTATGGAGTATGATAATCTCTGTATTCTGCtcttgttttttaattattagcattTCCATAGTCTTATTATCGGGTCTTTACTCCATGACTCCATCTATTACTTTATCTTTCTGTCTGAAAACATATTCCATTCCCCACTTGTGCCTTTGCTCTGAACAACTTGTGCATGCATTTTCAGGTACTTGTTGGAACTGGGTCCAGAACTatgaaaataatcaaaataaagtcTCTGAAGGTTTATGCCTTTGGCTTTTGTAAGTGAtcttaaatttcaatttaaatcttttatttcagtttattgaaaatttagaTAGTTGTTTAGTCACACTTAATTCTGTAGATGTTCATCCCAACTCTGTCTGCGAGAAATTGGGCCCGAAGTATGCTTCTGTTCCAGCAGCTGAACTAAACAATTGCCGGGATTTTTATGAGGACCTTCTCAGGTATATGGGCTCTTTTCAGCATatcattctttcttttgcGGTCTATATTTGTTGCTTATATAATTGTTTGCTCTCTCATGTATAATGTTGAAGCCGAGACGAATGAAGTGTTTAGAACAATTCTTCATGTTAATTGCTCTATCCATCCTTCTTAATGAATTATTTCTCCATTGGAACTTTTGTTTACAATGAATTTGACGCACTAATTCATCTCTATTCATTAGATGAGATGTTCTCAGGAAGTTTGTTTTTCTAAGATGGACTAGTATTTTAGGAAGGAATAAGCAATTGCAAAACTAGATTACCGTAGGACTTTGTAAGTAAACAGCTAATTACTTGGTGGAGATTCCTTTGCTTGGTTTATTGATGTAACTATGCCTGGCTTGTTATGAGCTGCTTGACGACGTTCATATTCTTGTGCCACCTTTTCCTTGTCcatttaactaaattttttttgcattttataatgtttctctttctattttattaaagattttCTGGCTGTGCTGCAGGGAGGACATTGGTATGACTGTCCGGCTTGTCATTAACTGCAATGGGATGAAAATCAATACTGTGAAAGAGTGAGTCGCTTTCTTATGTGTATACTTGAAAATTTCAGTAGATTTGGTCTCTGGTTCCTGCAATGCCTAAGAATGAGCTGGGAATTCTTAGTATGATGTGGAAAAACTATAATTTGAAGCATGGCATAGGCTTAATATCTTTGCCGTCCTTTGGGGTTGACATAGGTGGATTAAAAATGCAAAATTAGCATCTACAATCTTCATCTTTTTATCTAACTGGACGATTTTTGTTAACATCTCATTTGCTCCACTGTTAAAGCAATCCTTTATCAGAATAGTTGGTTGCACAATTAGTAAGAAGAATTCGGCCCAAGTTCAGGTTCTGAAGACTATTTAAACTGAGTTTTGCACCAAGCTTCATCTAGGCTGGCTTGGTTCAACCAGTTGAAAAGGGAATCTGACTATGGACTTTTTTGAACTTTGACTTCTATGGCTCCTGCTATTCCTGAAGCAATTTGCTGTAACCTTATCTCAGATTATTTACAAGTCCCATTCTGAGCTTCAATATATTAGCCTCTTGGCCAAGCTGCTAATAGCTCATTCCCAAGTCATAGATCGTTATGTTTTGATAAATGATATTGAGAAATACGCATAGATACCCATTCTTTTgctgatttatttttttcgttTTGTGTTTGCAGTGCATTTGAGAAATCTCTTCGAAACCGTTTACTGAAGGTAAGTTATTTGATTATTGAAGTATTTCTTGTGGTTCCTATTGATTTTTGAAATAGAAAAGGTTTGCttattcttgatttttttttttttaattctagacAAATCCT is a window encoding:
- the LOC8258599 gene encoding guanine nucleotide-binding protein alpha-1 subunit isoform X1, producing the protein MLSSVVHNMGSLCSKQRRYNEADAEENAQAAEIERRIEQETKAEKHIQKLLLLGAGDSGKSTIFKQIKLLFQSGFDESELKSYIPVIHANIYQTIKILHDGSKELAQNEADSSKYVISSENKDIGEKLSEIGGRLDYPCLTKELAKEIETLWKDDAIQETYGRGNELQVPDCAHYFMENLQRLSDANYVPTKEDVLYARVRTTGVVEIQFSPVGENKKSGEVYRLFDVGGQRNERRKWIHLFEGVTAVIFCAAISEYDQTLFEDENKNRMMETKELFEWVLKQPCFEKTSFMLFLNKFDIFEKKILKVPLNVCEWFKDYQPVSTGKQEIEHAYEFVKKKFEELYFQSTSPDRVDRVFKIYRTTALDQKLVKKTFKLVDETLRRRNLFEAGLL
- the LOC8258599 gene encoding guanine nucleotide-binding protein alpha-1 subunit isoform X2, with protein sequence MGSLCSKQRRYNEADAEENAQAAEIERRIEQETKAEKHIQKLLLLGAGDSGKSTIFKQIKLLFQSGFDESELKSYIPVIHANIYQTIKILHDGSKELAQNEADSSKYVISSENKDIGEKLSEIGGRLDYPCLTKELAKEIETLWKDDAIQETYGRGNELQVPDCAHYFMENLQRLSDANYVPTKEDVLYARVRTTGVVEIQFSPVGENKKSGEVYRLFDVGGQRNERRKWIHLFEGVTAVIFCAAISEYDQTLFEDENKNRMMETKELFEWVLKQPCFEKTSFMLFLNKFDIFEKKILKVPLNVCEWFKDYQPVSTGKQEIEHAYEFVKKKFEELYFQSTSPDRVDRVFKIYRTTALDQKLVKKTFKLVDETLRRRNLFEAGLL
- the LOC8258598 gene encoding fatty-acid-binding protein 2 translates to MRNNWLFFMNPDDGSPNILPIEPLLSQSLRGPLFSPLDNSLHQSRFLYIPGSLAFQEVLNCMSKLAGALLFWFTSTSSSSLSQQISGSQQGPGAGSSSQFTQVKNITLIRHNNLIGFPIGSSSQSESSSHVVFGKISSFMMRILSREAERLQSFPFLSLATALVPPFDRSSKVLAVPLENGEVQVHRSVDQMPCEVDHHGCSSLSFPDLNWRRQAVEPRTGIEFPMILDSILAAENKSSLSSEVLVGTGSRTMKIIKIKSLKVYAFGFYVHPNSVCEKLGPKYASVPAAELNNCRDFYEDLLREDIGMTVRLVINCNGMKINTVKDAFEKSLRNRLLKTNPDTDYSCLRTFGSFFTKDIPLPAGTTVDFRRTADGQLITEIGGNQIGAVHSKDLCRAFFDMYIGDIPVSEQTKEEIGKNVASMMRRC